One genomic region from Desulfonatronovibrio magnus encodes:
- the amrS gene encoding AmmeMemoRadiSam system radical SAM enzyme, with the protein MPKKYLLSRKDFLKTCTVGAGALCLTGMPAMRTSASHAGNPDSTGGGKGFTSPVEASWYEQEDGQKARCLLCPNECLLEQGERSLCRVRENRNGKLYTLAHSNPALIQQDPVERKPFFHVVPGSRALSVSTAGCNLRCKFCQVWDMALVRPEDIHAYHMPPDQVIEQAKAAGLRSMSYAFGEPVVFFEYMMEMAELAMEAGLLNLVHTAAYIKEKPLTYICQAMDAANVDLKGFNADFYRRYVGGELSNVLNTLLLMKKSGIHVEVTTIVIPGINDSPAEIAEMCKWIVRELGPDTPLHFARFYPLYRLSGLPRTPVSTLEMAREKAMEAGINYVYIAKVTGHEAESTFCPGCKARIITRLGFIVDRVEISNGQCDHCGHKIPGIWA; encoded by the coding sequence ATGCCAAAGAAATATTTGTTATCAAGAAAGGATTTTCTCAAGACCTGCACAGTCGGTGCAGGCGCCTTATGTCTGACAGGAATGCCTGCAATGAGGACGTCGGCCTCTCACGCCGGCAACCCGGACAGCACAGGCGGAGGCAAGGGCTTTACCAGTCCTGTTGAAGCCAGCTGGTATGAACAGGAAGATGGGCAAAAAGCCAGATGCCTGTTGTGCCCCAATGAATGTCTTCTGGAACAGGGTGAAAGGTCACTCTGCAGGGTACGCGAGAACCGAAACGGTAAGCTGTATACCCTGGCCCATTCTAATCCGGCCCTGATCCAGCAGGACCCTGTGGAGAGAAAGCCTTTTTTTCATGTGGTGCCCGGATCCAGAGCCTTGTCTGTGTCTACTGCAGGCTGCAATCTCAGGTGCAAATTCTGCCAGGTGTGGGACATGGCCCTGGTAAGGCCTGAAGATATACATGCTTACCACATGCCTCCTGATCAGGTCATTGAACAGGCCAAAGCAGCAGGGCTCAGATCCATGAGCTATGCCTTTGGCGAACCAGTTGTTTTTTTTGAATACATGATGGAGATGGCTGAACTGGCTATGGAAGCAGGCCTGCTCAACCTTGTTCATACTGCAGCTTATATCAAGGAAAAGCCTCTGACGTACATTTGTCAGGCAATGGATGCTGCCAATGTGGATCTTAAAGGATTCAATGCTGATTTTTATCGCAGATATGTAGGAGGAGAGTTAAGTAATGTGCTGAACACCCTGCTCTTGATGAAAAAGTCAGGCATTCACGTAGAAGTGACCACCATTGTCATTCCGGGCATTAATGACTCGCCCGCAGAAATTGCGGAAATGTGCAAATGGATAGTCAGGGAACTCGGCCCTGATACACCCTTGCACTTTGCCAGGTTTTATCCCCTGTACAGGTTGTCAGGTCTACCCAGAACACCTGTATCCACTCTGGAAATGGCCAGGGAAAAAGCCATGGAGGCAGGCATAAACTATGTTTACATAGCCAAGGTCACCGGACATGAAGCTGAAAGCACGTTCTGTCCGGGATGCAAAGCCAGGATCATCACCCGCCTGGGATTTATCGTGGACAGGGTGGAGATCAGCAATGGACAATGTGATCATTGCGGACACAAGATCCCCGGCATCTGGGCTTAA
- a CDS encoding sigma-54 interaction domain-containing protein has protein sequence MSKKNILTPEVDQLLKKMDRICHDLAWNRFEPADELFEMTRQKIYPESIAKLAESFGMMLVKVEAREYRMEEMLKELQQAKKQLLKENAGLKMGLRDRFSSKSIIAQNPEMRKVLDQVERVADTSANVLITGETGTGKELIAKALHYNSFRGPGPFVAVNCSAVPENLFESELFGIEKGVATGVAMRKGLLEQAQGGTVFLDEIGEMPFSCQAKILRAIEEREIVRVGGKKSIPVEIRIVAATNRELKTESASGTFRSDLFFRLNVISLNLPPLRERMEDIPLLVKKFIDMHCKNMSRTPMKISAEAMNVLLNYSWPGNVRELENEVERLVALSYSTTIRLEDLSEGIRCSDPSGLEPFSRDDYSFENKTAEQTNTAASEPAALVQSLVESEKHLVEKALKFSRGNKTQAARLLGISREGLRKKMKRLFESDG, from the coding sequence ATGAGTAAGAAAAATATTTTGACTCCGGAAGTTGACCAGCTGCTGAAAAAAATGGATCGAATCTGTCATGATCTGGCTTGGAACAGATTTGAACCTGCAGATGAACTGTTTGAGATGACCAGGCAGAAAATCTACCCGGAGAGCATAGCAAAGCTGGCCGAGTCATTTGGAATGATGCTGGTCAAGGTGGAAGCCAGAGAGTATCGTATGGAGGAAATGCTCAAAGAGTTGCAACAGGCCAAAAAGCAGCTGCTTAAAGAAAACGCCGGTCTTAAAATGGGTCTGCGAGATCGTTTTTCATCCAAAAGCATCATCGCTCAAAACCCTGAAATGAGAAAGGTGCTGGATCAAGTGGAACGGGTTGCAGACACCTCTGCCAATGTGCTCATTACAGGAGAGACAGGAACAGGGAAGGAACTGATAGCCAAAGCCCTGCACTATAATTCTTTTCGAGGTCCGGGTCCTTTTGTTGCTGTCAACTGCTCTGCGGTTCCGGAAAACCTCTTTGAAAGCGAGCTTTTTGGCATTGAAAAGGGTGTGGCTACCGGGGTGGCCATGCGCAAGGGGCTGTTGGAACAGGCTCAGGGAGGAACGGTCTTTCTGGACGAAATTGGTGAAATGCCTTTCTCCTGTCAGGCCAAGATTTTGAGGGCCATTGAAGAGCGCGAAATAGTCAGGGTCGGGGGCAAGAAATCCATTCCTGTGGAAATAAGGATAGTTGCCGCTACCAATAGAGAGCTCAAAACAGAGTCTGCCTCTGGAACTTTCCGCAGCGACCTTTTTTTTAGACTCAACGTCATATCTTTAAACTTGCCGCCTCTGCGCGAGCGTATGGAAGATATTCCTTTGCTGGTAAAAAAATTTATTGATATGCATTGTAAGAATATGAGCAGAACTCCCATGAAGATTAGTGCAGAGGCCATGAACGTTTTGCTCAACTATTCCTGGCCGGGTAATGTACGCGAGCTGGAAAACGAGGTGGAGCGACTGGTAGCATTGTCTTACTCCACGACCATCAGGCTGGAAGATCTTTCTGAAGGTATCAGATGCTCAGACCCTTCCGGACTGGAACCATTTTCCAGAGATGACTACAGCTTTGAGAATAAAACAGCTGAACAGACCAATACTGCGGCAAGCGAGCCTGCAGCACTTGTCCAAAGCCTGGTGGAATCTGAAAAGCATCTAGTTGAAAAGGCACTCAAATTCAGCCGGGGCAACAAGACTCAGGCAGCCAGACTTCTTGGCATCAGCAGGGAAGGTTTGCGTAAAAAAATGAAAAGACTCTTTGAAAGTGATGGCTGA
- a CDS encoding PAS domain S-box protein, producing the protein MATTLGKRVLFFRTLCGISQKELAARLGITIQHMSRIERCKSDPSLEILRKISKELNIDLCSLFMFSSSLMNDIPEEKYAPEHYTPPVRTGAVFINKQSGRMKWSNKMYVLLGFEPFTISSKLNHLLKNFHQDDQQKVREFIDQTSSDTKPEAIFVRYCKKGRERVFNLSFDESDQDTIVSVTDVTDLFFYLDYFNHERKKIEDYVAQINQERAALSEKYEEMSANENNLIQSLENYESIVRASQYPQAFISTDLKHQAANNSYCRMMGATVKNIVGQDFEEICKTKFGNFNYHKKIEPWTRAALQGKHIYHQEWFTFADDDLRYMSIKLSPAFKNDEVTGLVFLLNDMTRMKETEELYDSLVNTSNDMILKLGPDNRVVFVNSVVENVLGYRTAEVLGCSVLDFVVSDSRDKLQAYYDQVSLGMKLQIEVDMLHRSGKVVPGWISLSPILNENGVYNGSIVMAMDISRLKQAEKELSLKTEMLNAFFQASRDLIFLGNSTDGVLEINKAWKKLLGHEKSQIRGKKFLDIIHPDDLQATHDTIEKIKEGIEGTHFVNRLQTAAGDYRTIEWNAMPMEGNANLTCGIGRDITDRKAD; encoded by the coding sequence ATGGCAACAACATTAGGCAAACGCGTTTTATTTTTTCGTACACTTTGTGGGATTTCACAAAAAGAACTTGCGGCAAGGCTCGGGATTACCATCCAGCATATGAGCAGGATAGAGCGCTGCAAATCAGATCCATCCTTAGAAATTCTCAGAAAAATTTCCAAAGAGCTTAATATTGATTTATGTTCACTGTTTATGTTTTCATCTTCATTAATGAACGATATTCCGGAAGAAAAGTATGCTCCAGAGCATTATACACCACCGGTAAGAACGGGTGCTGTATTCATTAATAAGCAGTCTGGGCGCATGAAATGGTCTAATAAGATGTATGTGCTTCTGGGCTTTGAGCCATTTACCATCAGTTCAAAACTGAATCATCTGTTGAAGAATTTTCATCAGGATGACCAGCAGAAAGTCAGGGAATTTATTGATCAGACTTCCTCTGATACCAAGCCAGAAGCTATATTTGTCCGTTACTGTAAAAAGGGTAGAGAACGAGTGTTCAACTTGTCTTTTGACGAGAGTGATCAAGACACTATTGTCAGTGTTACTGATGTTACAGACCTGTTTTTTTACTTGGATTATTTCAATCATGAAAGAAAAAAAATTGAAGACTACGTCGCTCAAATAAACCAGGAACGCGCTGCATTGTCTGAAAAATATGAAGAAATGTCAGCTAATGAAAACAATCTGATCCAAAGCCTGGAAAATTATGAATCAATTGTCAGAGCTTCCCAGTACCCACAGGCTTTTATCAGCACCGACCTGAAGCATCAGGCCGCGAATAATTCTTATTGCAGGATGATGGGAGCGACTGTTAAAAATATCGTTGGCCAGGATTTTGAGGAAATATGCAAAACAAAGTTTGGAAATTTCAATTACCATAAGAAGATTGAGCCCTGGACCAGGGCTGCACTCCAGGGAAAACATATTTACCATCAGGAGTGGTTTACGTTTGCTGATGATGATTTAAGGTACATGAGCATAAAGTTGTCACCCGCGTTCAAAAATGATGAAGTAACAGGGCTGGTTTTTTTGCTCAATGACATGACCAGGATGAAAGAAACTGAAGAGCTTTACGACAGTCTCGTTAATACTTCCAATGATATGATACTTAAATTAGGTCCGGATAACAGGGTCGTATTTGTTAACTCTGTGGTGGAGAATGTTCTGGGTTATAGAACTGCCGAGGTGCTTGGTTGTTCTGTCCTTGATTTTGTTGTTTCGGATAGTCGGGACAAGCTTCAGGCCTACTATGACCAAGTATCTTTGGGCATGAAGCTGCAAATTGAAGTTGATATGCTGCACAGAAGCGGAAAGGTTGTTCCTGGATGGATATCTCTTTCGCCCATATTGAATGAAAACGGTGTTTACAATGGTTCTATTGTTATGGCCATGGACATATCCCGTTTGAAGCAGGCAGAAAAGGAATTAAGCCTTAAAACCGAAATGCTCAATGCATTTTTTCAGGCCTCAAGGGATTTAATTTTCCTTGGAAACAGCACAGATGGAGTGCTTGAAATTAATAAAGCCTGGAAAAAGCTGCTTGGGCATGAAAAATCACAAATAAGAGGTAAGAAATTTTTGGATATTATCCACCCTGATGACCTGCAGGCAACTCATGATACTATAGAAAAAATCAAAGAAGGCATTGAAGGAACTCATTTTGTCAATCGTCTGCAAACAGCTGCCGGGGACTACAGAACTATAGAGTGGAACGCCATGCCCATGGAGGGCAATGCAAACCTGACCTGCGGAATTGGCAGAGACATAACCGACAGAAAAGCAGATTAA
- a CDS encoding DMT family transporter — MNLNTMFVALAALCWGLSGGIGGILTGQGWDPVVVSFYRGAIGFLFVLVWLALRPRGNGLACGRLWLWSAVAGIGVAGNFSFYFISIAEGSVAVAATLMYCAPVFVYLVSFTLKLEKPTIFKWAAIVLVMLGIVLLTGIYDIGAGEVTPLAAGAGLLSGLSYAVFIFGFKYAAPHGSPQAILVIAFAVLAGILFWLGDADQTAAVLKTPSWPLFIILGVVGAGLSFIFYIVGLKHTAPAVASIIAMVEPVTASLFGVVVLSETLAALQVLGMGLILVTVTALSVHSGAKDEPLPPEISSR, encoded by the coding sequence GTGAATTTAAATACTATGTTTGTAGCGCTTGCAGCGTTATGCTGGGGCCTGTCAGGGGGGATCGGAGGCATTCTCACTGGCCAGGGCTGGGATCCGGTAGTTGTTTCCTTTTATCGAGGGGCTATTGGATTTTTGTTTGTGCTTGTCTGGTTAGCTCTGCGCCCCCGTGGCAATGGTCTGGCCTGTGGGCGTTTATGGCTCTGGTCGGCAGTTGCAGGTATTGGTGTGGCTGGAAACTTTTCATTTTACTTCATAAGCATAGCCGAAGGCAGTGTCGCTGTTGCAGCAACATTGATGTACTGTGCACCGGTGTTTGTCTACCTGGTATCTTTCACGCTCAAACTGGAAAAACCCACTATCTTCAAGTGGGCAGCCATTGTTCTGGTTATGCTGGGCATTGTGCTGCTCACAGGTATTTATGATATTGGAGCAGGAGAAGTTACACCATTGGCCGCTGGTGCAGGGTTGCTTTCCGGGTTATCCTACGCAGTATTTATTTTTGGCTTTAAATATGCTGCACCCCACGGCAGCCCCCAGGCGATTCTGGTGATTGCCTTTGCAGTCCTGGCTGGGATACTTTTCTGGCTGGGCGATGCTGACCAGACTGCTGCAGTCCTGAAGACTCCAAGCTGGCCGCTGTTTATTATTTTAGGTGTGGTTGGGGCTGGATTGTCTTTTATCTTTTATATTGTCGGGCTGAAGCATACTGCACCGGCAGTAGCTTCTATAATAGCAATGGTGGAGCCGGTCACAGCTTCTCTGTTCGGAGTGGTTGTTTTAAGCGAAACTTTGGCTGCTCTGCAGGTTTTAGGCATGGGACTGATCCTTGTTACTGTCACCGCGCTTAGCGTGCATTCAGGCGCAAAGGATGAGCCTCTTCCTCCTGAAATATCGTCCAGATAG
- a CDS encoding amidohydrolase family protein: protein MKRIDTLVTGGTVLTMDKNSNKFKNGAVAIDGDRIIAVGSQDTITQSYSADQIIDLPGSLIMPGLINAHTHAAMTCFRGIADDMELMDWLNNYIFPAEARNVSQDLAYWGSLLACVEMIKSGTTTFSDMYIFEDETARAAKQAGMRCLIGEVLFDFPSPNAKTPEEGLEYTEKLILKWADDPLINVMVEPHSLYTCSPDLLKAASDMSNRYQVPLSTHLLENKNEARQIKEKLGTRATSFLEEMGMLNERFFAFHCVVFDDDDMRLFTDHGCKVVHNPESNMKLASGVAPISAMLHRGITVGLGTDGCASNNNLDMFQEMDSAAKLEKSSLLDPTVMPAEKVVRMATCDGAKVLGMENQTGIIEPGKKADICIIDMNKPHLTPMYDEYSHLAYCVSGADVDTVLINGQVVMRGRRMTTVDEQEIMDRVREIAEGIRKSLNLNP, encoded by the coding sequence ATGAAGCGTATTGATACCCTGGTGACCGGTGGTACTGTCCTGACCATGGATAAAAACAGTAATAAGTTCAAAAACGGGGCAGTAGCCATTGATGGGGACAGGATCATTGCCGTGGGCAGCCAGGACACGATAACTCAGTCCTACAGTGCGGATCAGATTATTGATCTGCCCGGCTCACTGATCATGCCCGGACTGATCAACGCCCATACCCACGCAGCCATGACCTGCTTCAGGGGGATTGCCGATGACATGGAACTTATGGACTGGCTCAACAACTACATTTTTCCGGCAGAAGCGCGAAATGTCAGTCAGGATCTTGCATACTGGGGCAGCCTTCTGGCTTGCGTTGAGATGATCAAGTCAGGAACCACTACTTTTTCAGATATGTATATATTTGAGGATGAAACAGCGAGAGCTGCCAAACAGGCAGGCATGCGCTGCCTCATAGGAGAAGTGCTCTTTGATTTTCCCTCCCCCAACGCCAAAACACCGGAAGAAGGGCTGGAATATACCGAAAAACTCATCTTGAAATGGGCAGACGACCCTCTTATAAACGTTATGGTTGAGCCGCACTCCCTCTATACCTGTTCCCCTGATCTTTTGAAGGCTGCCAGTGATATGTCTAACAGATATCAGGTGCCTTTGTCCACGCACCTTCTGGAAAACAAAAATGAAGCCAGACAGATAAAGGAAAAGCTTGGAACAAGAGCTACATCATTCTTAGAAGAAATGGGCATGCTAAATGAGAGATTTTTTGCTTTTCATTGTGTCGTATTTGATGATGATGACATGCGTTTATTTACTGATCATGGCTGTAAGGTTGTGCACAATCCTGAGAGCAACATGAAGCTGGCTTCCGGAGTAGCGCCAATCTCAGCCATGCTGCACAGGGGCATCACAGTGGGACTTGGCACAGACGGCTGCGCAAGCAATAACAACTTAGACATGTTTCAGGAAATGGATTCAGCTGCTAAACTGGAAAAATCATCATTGCTTGACCCTACTGTCATGCCTGCAGAAAAAGTCGTTCGCATGGCCACGTGTGATGGAGCAAAAGTTCTGGGCATGGAAAATCAAACAGGCATTATAGAGCCAGGTAAAAAGGCTGATATATGTATTATTGACATGAACAAACCGCACTTAACCCCCATGTATGACGAATATTCACACCTGGCCTATTGTGTTTCAGGAGCAGATGTGGATACGGTTCTGATCAACGGTCAAGTGGTCATGCGCGGACGCAGGATGACCACTGTTGATGAACAGGAAATCATGGACAGAGTTCGTGAAATTGCCGAGGGCATTCGAAAAAGTCTTAATCTTAATCCTTAA
- a CDS encoding DUF502 domain-containing protein, whose amino-acid sequence MDDKHENLTLFGRIRKFLKVNIIAGLLFLTPIAATFFLLRLTIGWLDQILLIIPAKFRPENFLPFPVPGLGLIVLVIVLILSGVFVRNYIGNKLVKIWEKIIDYIPIVNKIYTAVKQLIDTIARGTSKDFKRVVLIEYPKENVFAMAYVTGIAVGELQEKTRRKMINVYVPTTPNPTSGFYLMVPEDETIPLEMSVEESFKLLMSGGIITPERKQKQGGNT is encoded by the coding sequence ATGGATGATAAACATGAAAATCTGACTCTTTTTGGAAGAATCAGGAAATTTCTCAAAGTCAATATTATTGCCGGACTGCTTTTTCTGACCCCAATAGCAGCCACATTTTTTCTGCTCAGGCTGACCATTGGCTGGCTGGACCAGATACTGCTCATAATTCCTGCAAAGTTTCGTCCTGAAAATTTTTTGCCTTTTCCTGTTCCAGGGCTTGGGCTCATCGTCCTGGTAATAGTGCTGATCTTGTCCGGTGTGTTTGTTCGCAATTATATCGGTAACAAGCTTGTCAAGATTTGGGAAAAAATCATTGATTATATTCCCATAGTCAACAAGATATATACAGCTGTCAAACAGCTTATTGACACCATTGCCAGAGGAACCTCCAAGGATTTCAAACGGGTGGTGCTTATTGAGTATCCCAAGGAAAACGTATTTGCCATGGCCTATGTAACCGGGATAGCTGTGGGAGAGTTGCAGGAAAAGACAAGGAGAAAAATGATTAATGTCTATGTGCCCACAACTCCTAACCCAACTTCAGGGTTTTATCTAATGGTTCCTGAAGATGAAACTATTCCTTTGGAAATGTCCGTTGAAGAATCTTTTAAATTACTTATGTCCGGTGGAATAATAACCCCGGAAAGAAAACAAAAACAGGGAGGAAATACATGA
- a CDS encoding radical SAM protein produces MNTTRRNFLKTLCLTSGSLLFSSQVLAGKPAADAKNWEPAYAMLARQSTLKSRVEQAMDKMKKCDLCPHKCGVDRLNGQLGFCQAPARAVVHSAGPHFGEELPLVGRGGSGTIFFSNCNLRCVFCQNWPIAHEGRGREVSEEQLADMMLDLQRRRCHNINLVTPTHVMPNILKAVMIAREKGLRLPLCYNTGGYELVENIRLLDGIVDIYLPDLKFMDPDESAKYVLEGAGDYPKHAQQSILEMYRQTGNLVTDRSGIALRGLMVRHLVMPNRVAGTREFVLWMADNLPADTYVNIMSQYRVEHMAFEYERISRAINSREFVEAIDWAIEAGLTNLDERSMSQYMIHKRLVS; encoded by the coding sequence ATGAATACCACGCGCAGAAATTTTTTAAAGACCCTTTGCCTGACTTCGGGATCGCTTTTGTTCAGCAGTCAGGTTCTTGCCGGAAAACCAGCAGCCGATGCCAAAAACTGGGAGCCGGCATATGCCATGCTGGCGCGGCAGAGTACTCTTAAGTCCAGGGTGGAGCAGGCCATGGACAAAATGAAAAAGTGCGACCTGTGTCCTCATAAGTGCGGAGTTGACCGGCTTAATGGACAACTGGGATTTTGTCAGGCCCCGGCAAGGGCAGTGGTGCACAGTGCTGGTCCTCATTTTGGAGAGGAGCTCCCCCTTGTGGGACGCGGAGGATCAGGGACCATCTTTTTTTCCAACTGCAATTTAAGGTGCGTGTTCTGCCAGAACTGGCCCATAGCCCATGAAGGACGGGGAAGGGAAGTCAGTGAAGAGCAGTTGGCAGATATGATGCTGGATCTGCAGCGCAGACGCTGTCATAATATCAACCTGGTCACCCCGACTCATGTCATGCCCAACATTCTCAAGGCAGTGATGATAGCCCGTGAAAAAGGATTGCGTCTGCCCCTGTGTTACAACACCGGAGGGTATGAACTTGTGGAAAATATCAGGCTGCTGGATGGCATTGTCGATATTTATCTGCCAGACTTGAAGTTCATGGACCCGGATGAATCGGCAAAGTATGTGCTTGAGGGGGCGGGGGATTATCCGAAACACGCTCAGCAGTCCATCCTTGAAATGTACAGACAGACCGGAAACCTGGTTACTGACAGGAGTGGGATCGCCCTCAGAGGGTTGATGGTCAGACATCTTGTCATGCCCAACAGGGTGGCCGGAACAAGAGAATTTGTGTTGTGGATGGCGGATAATCTGCCTGCAGATACTTATGTGAATATCATGTCTCAGTACCGGGTGGAACATATGGCTTTTGAGTATGAGAGGATTTCCAGAGCCATAAACTCAAGAGAGTTTGTTGAAGCCATAGACTGGGCCATTGAGGCCGGACTGACCAATCTTGATGAAAGATCCATGTCCCAGTATATGATTCATAAACGTCTGGTAAGCTGA
- a CDS encoding flavodoxin family protein, with protein sequence MKVAAFNGSARKDGNTASLLRHVLHRLEREGISTELVQLGGRHLQGCIACYKCFQNQDRHCSVTKDMLNECIDKMLEADGIIMGSPTYFANVSTNIKSLIDRSGLVAKANNDMFARKTGAAVVAVRRAGAIHVFNSINHFYFISQMVVPGSTYWNIGQGLNPGDVEKDDEGLKTMDNLGKNMAWLMKRLYN encoded by the coding sequence ATGAAGGTCGCAGCATTTAATGGAAGCGCCAGAAAAGATGGCAATACCGCCAGCCTGTTAAGGCATGTTCTGCATCGTCTTGAACGAGAAGGAATTTCCACAGAGCTTGTGCAGCTTGGAGGCAGGCACCTTCAGGGATGTATTGCATGTTACAAATGTTTTCAGAACCAGGACAGGCACTGCTCTGTCACCAAAGACATGCTCAATGAGTGTATTGACAAGATGCTTGAGGCTGACGGCATCATTATGGGATCCCCGACTTATTTCGCCAATGTCAGCACAAATATAAAATCCCTGATAGACAGGTCCGGGCTGGTAGCCAAAGCCAATAACGATATGTTTGCCCGAAAGACAGGAGCTGCAGTAGTAGCTGTCCGCAGGGCCGGTGCCATTCATGTTTTTAACTCCATCAATCATTTTTATTTTATCAGTCAGATGGTGGTGCCTGGCTCAACTTACTGGAACATAGGGCAGGGGCTTAACCCGGGAGATGTGGAAAAGGATGATGAGGGCTTAAAGACCATGGACAACTTAGGTAAAAATATGGCGTGGCTTATGAAAAGACTATATAATTAA
- the metK gene encoding methionine adenosyltransferase has translation MISSNSRYLFTSESVTEGHPDKVADQISDSVLDTIIAQDPNARVACETLVTTGLAFIAGEISTDAYADFPNIVRETVKDIGYNSSDMGFDYETCAVISSIDKQSPDIAVGVDRKSPEEQGAGDQGMMFGFAVNETKTLMPAPIYYAHKLSRRLSYVRKDNILEFLRPDGKTEVSVEYINGKPTRIHDVVVACQHNENISYEDLVEAVKEEVIFKVLPEDMIDKDIRIFINTTGRFVEGGPKADCGLTGRKIIQDTYGGMGNHGGGAFSGKDPSKVDRSGAYMARYIAKNIVAAELADRCEVQVAYAIGVAEPVSVLVTSWGTGEVPDETLSQAVKEVFDLRPYHIIKRLNLQRPIYKKSSCYGHFGREDVDFTWEKTDAVEDLKTACKV, from the coding sequence ATGATCTCATCCAACAGCCGTTATCTTTTTACTTCAGAATCTGTAACCGAAGGGCATCCGGATAAAGTAGCCGATCAGATATCAGACTCAGTTCTGGACACCATCATTGCCCAGGATCCCAATGCCCGTGTAGCCTGCGAAACACTGGTTACAACAGGTCTGGCTTTTATTGCAGGAGAAATAAGCACTGACGCTTACGCTGATTTTCCAAATATTGTGCGTGAGACAGTTAAAGATATTGGTTATAACAGCTCAGACATGGGGTTTGACTACGAAACCTGCGCAGTAATTTCGTCCATTGATAAGCAGTCCCCTGATATTGCAGTAGGGGTTGACCGTAAAAGTCCTGAAGAGCAGGGAGCTGGAGACCAGGGAATGATGTTTGGCTTTGCAGTAAATGAAACCAAGACCTTGATGCCGGCACCAATTTATTATGCACATAAACTTTCAAGACGTCTCTCTTATGTGCGCAAGGACAATATTCTGGAATTTCTGAGACCAGACGGCAAGACTGAAGTAAGCGTTGAATACATAAATGGAAAGCCCACCAGGATTCATGATGTGGTTGTGGCCTGCCAGCATAACGAAAATATTTCCTATGAAGATCTTGTGGAGGCAGTAAAAGAAGAGGTTATATTCAAGGTACTGCCTGAAGATATGATAGATAAAGATATACGCATATTTATCAATACCACTGGAAGGTTTGTGGAAGGCGGTCCCAAAGCGGACTGCGGTCTGACCGGTCGAAAAATCATTCAAGATACCTACGGTGGCATGGGTAACCATGGTGGAGGAGCATTTTCTGGAAAAGATCCTTCCAAAGTGGATCGCTCCGGTGCTTATATGGCCAGATATATTGCCAAAAATATTGTAGCTGCTGAACTGGCTGACCGGTGCGAGGTGCAGGTGGCATACGCCATTGGAGTTGCAGAGCCGGTTTCAGTTCTTGTTACCTCATGGGGTACAGGTGAGGTTCCTGACGAAACTCTTTCTCAGGCAGTCAAGGAGGTTTTTGATCTTAGACCTTACCATATCATCAAGAGGCTCAACCTTCAGCGTCCAATTTATAAAAAATCATCCTGCTACGGTCATTTTGGACGTGAAGATGTAGATTTTACCTGGGAAAAGACTGATGCTGTTGAGGATCTTAAAACAGCTTGTAAAGTTTAG
- a CDS encoding alpha/beta hydrolase family protein produces MTGCSYGGYMTSQSIVRHPEIWDAAVTQCSLLDLHTEFQMGYASHIAYLMGSVPWMARDHYYQASPGFHGSSVTTPTLVFHGVDDFLPVGIAQNFFYDIHSAGTPARMLRFLDEQHGISKDPNKLYAAQEQIQWFRKYLQ; encoded by the coding sequence ATTACCGGCTGCTCCTATGGCGGTTACATGACCTCCCAGAGCATTGTCCGGCATCCTGAAATCTGGGACGCGGCTGTAACCCAGTGCAGTCTGCTGGATCTGCATACCGAGTTTCAGATGGGTTATGCGTCGCATATTGCCTATCTCATGGGCAGTGTTCCCTGGATGGCCCGGGACCATTATTATCAGGCCTCTCCTGGATTTCACGGCAGCAGCGTAACCACTCCAACCCTGGTTTTTCACGGTGTGGACGATTTTCTGCCTGTGGGTATAGCCCAGAATTTCTTTTATGACATTCATTCCGCCGGAACTCCGGCCAGGATGCTCAGATTTCTGGATGAGCAGCATGGAATCAGCAAAGATCCCAACAAACTATACGCTGCCCAGGAACAGATTCAGTGGTTCAGAAAGTATTTGCAGTAA